One window of Neptuniibacter halophilus genomic DNA carries:
- a CDS encoding methyl-accepting chemotaxis protein, which produces MLLFSFGYSVITLTSLMRSGMLLMLGWLLLIGAVWLNYPLALWALIPLIYLQLSFISLCQQRWSCLNEIISAFTRQQHQFRGRSSFADKPLGETSQKLYSLSRQYEQLNDLSNQLCSEMKFSTHELENLARHTADAASEQQNQLLTIASASEEMSQTVQMIREHVHQTHDNAKSSQQLSQQGCHEAGRLSGALAEVRQQFGETSRKIKQLSEEAQAIQEFANSIEAVAAQTNLLALNAAIEAARAGEAGRGFAVVADEVRQLAGNTERATGDISQLVKTMQSRVEAVSSSILECETVLDSGTETCQQMLALLQQVEAGSNTSLSLISEVNHSIDEHAHASNELSEKLSHIGTLLQNHTDQAGALTELTGYLENLAEKATAREVTL; this is translated from the coding sequence ATGTTGCTATTTTCCTTTGGCTATTCGGTTATCACTCTGACCTCCCTGATGCGCTCCGGTATGCTGCTGATGCTCGGCTGGTTGCTGTTGATCGGCGCAGTCTGGCTGAACTACCCGCTGGCGCTCTGGGCCCTTATCCCGCTTATCTATCTGCAACTGAGTTTTATCAGCCTTTGCCAGCAGCGCTGGAGCTGTCTTAACGAGATCATCTCAGCCTTTACCCGGCAACAGCATCAGTTTCGTGGCCGTTCCAGTTTTGCCGATAAACCGCTGGGGGAGACCAGCCAGAAACTGTACAGCCTTTCACGTCAGTATGAGCAACTGAATGACCTGTCCAACCAGCTCTGCAGTGAGATGAAGTTCTCCACCCATGAACTGGAAAATCTGGCCCGTCACACCGCGGATGCGGCCTCGGAACAACAGAATCAACTGTTAACCATCGCCAGCGCTTCTGAAGAGATGAGCCAGACCGTGCAGATGATTCGGGAGCATGTGCACCAGACCCACGACAACGCAAAAAGCTCACAGCAGCTCAGCCAGCAGGGTTGCCATGAGGCCGGGCGCCTCAGCGGCGCTCTGGCCGAAGTTCGTCAGCAGTTCGGCGAAACCAGCCGTAAAATCAAGCAACTTTCCGAAGAAGCCCAGGCGATTCAGGAGTTTGCCAACAGTATTGAAGCCGTGGCCGCGCAGACGAATCTACTGGCGCTGAACGCCGCCATCGAAGCAGCCCGGGCGGGCGAAGCCGGACGTGGCTTTGCAGTCGTGGCCGACGAGGTGCGACAGTTGGCCGGTAACACCGAGCGGGCAACCGGCGATATCAGTCAGTTGGTAAAAACCATGCAGAGCCGGGTTGAAGCCGTCAGCAGCAGCATTCTGGAATGCGAAACAGTGCTCGACAGTGGCACCGAAACCTGCCAGCAGATGCTGGCGCTGTTGCAGCAGGTGGAAGCCGGCAGTAACACCAGCCTGAGCCTGATCAGTGAAGTGAACCATTCCATTGATGAACATGCCCATGCGAGTAATGAGCTGAGCGAGAAGCTCAGTCATATTGGCACCCTGCTGCAGAATCACACCGATCAGGCCGGAGCTTTGACCGAACTCACCGGGTATCTGGAAAATCTGGCAGAAAAAGCCACGGCCAGGGAGGTAACCCTATGA
- a CDS encoding YaiI/YqxD family protein: MHIWVDADACPKVIKEILFRAAERKQVPLTLVANQYLSTPPSPLINAVQVPQGFDVADNHIVEKLSPGDLVVTQDIPLAAEVIEKQGIAINPRGELYTKENIKQRLGMRDFMETLRSAGVDTGGPAAFSQADRQSFANQLDRFLARHKR; the protein is encoded by the coding sequence ATGCATATCTGGGTTGATGCCGATGCCTGCCCCAAGGTAATCAAAGAGATTCTGTTCCGGGCGGCGGAGCGAAAGCAGGTGCCGTTGACGCTGGTCGCAAACCAGTATCTGAGCACGCCTCCTTCACCATTGATCAATGCGGTGCAGGTGCCTCAGGGATTTGATGTGGCAGATAACCATATCGTAGAGAAACTGAGTCCCGGTGATCTGGTGGTGACTCAGGATATACCTCTGGCGGCAGAGGTGATCGAGAAGCAGGGGATTGCGATTAATCCCCGGGGTGAGCTGTACACCAAAGAGAATATAAAGCAGCGTTTAGGGATGCGGGACTTTATGGAGACCCTGCGAAGTGCAGGTGTTGATACCGGTGGTCCGGCGGCATTCAGCCAGGCGGACCGGCAGTCGTTTGCAAACCAACTGGACCGTTTTCTGGCCAGGCATAAGCGCTGA
- a CDS encoding phasin family protein, with the protein MYAANNPFADFFKPELSKEIADLFKPVQDLVDVNTKTVETLVALQKAYVEELANASVEQFKTLCECKDPKAALDLQVKFYKSVESKMTETAEKSVAAMTVAKDAYLATVEESAKKATEIAEETAKKVTDLKVA; encoded by the coding sequence ATGTACGCTGCTAACAACCCATTTGCTGATTTTTTCAAACCAGAACTGTCTAAAGAGATTGCTGACCTGTTCAAGCCGGTTCAGGATCTGGTAGACGTAAACACTAAAACTGTTGAAACTCTGGTTGCACTGCAGAAAGCCTACGTTGAAGAACTGGCTAACGCTTCTGTTGAACAGTTCAAAACTCTGTGCGAGTGCAAAGACCCTAAAGCGGCTCTGGACCTGCAGGTTAAATTCTACAAGTCTGTAGAGTCTAAAATGACTGAAACTGCTGAGAAAAGCGTTGCAGCTATGACTGTAGCTAAAGATGCTTACCTGGCGACAGTTGAAGAGTCTGCTAAAAAAGCGACTGAAATCGCTGAAGAAACTGCTAAAAAAGTAACTGATCTGAAAGTTGCTTAA
- a CDS encoding hybrid-cluster NAD(P)-dependent oxidoreductase: MSDIALSQINIFPIKSLGGLSLTSAFVAEAGLAFDRRFMLSDPEGELLSARQCPALLKFTTLLRDDGIEVIAPDGEHLSIRYPELFNNYRQVRVWGNEINAQHCGELFDEWFSRKLDTPAQLLFFGEQSERFTSQRPDKAVAFADGYPLLLISEASLQDLNQRSATPVGMEHFRTNLVVKNSTPFAEDSWQRIRIGEVEFEVVAPCSRCVMTTYDPLTAKQVPHGEPISTLSRYRLEDNQVYFGQNLVALNEGLIRQGDPVEVLQTRTPPNYPDSAPPRRDQPQPTHASAELWPDGQPLELLCTNRIEETRDVVTFRFSLPDGVQTSYAAGQFLTLNIPLEGKTVSRCYTLSSSPNRPTDLAITVKRVTGGEVSNWLHQHLQVNDRIEALPPQGEFHLQNSGDKPLLLLSAGSGITPMLSITRELCDEQIPRDIVFYHQARTEADLICEDELLWLARQNPRLKLIFSLSQPEEDWQGVHGRISQAQLQTLVPDLPQRQVMCCGPEGFMQHAREFSLNLGLPQAQWMEESFAAPPGVEPEPECYSLTLEINGQQFTGNNQSSLLDQAEQQGISIPSGCRSGVCGSCKVHLIEGQVLRSSEIPLSEEEKAGNIILACSCLPESDLKIGF; the protein is encoded by the coding sequence GTGTCAGATATAGCACTCAGCCAGATAAACATTTTCCCGATTAAGTCCCTGGGGGGCCTGAGTTTAACCAGCGCATTTGTTGCCGAAGCCGGCCTCGCTTTCGACCGCCGGTTTATGCTCAGCGACCCGGAGGGTGAGCTGCTGTCTGCCCGGCAATGCCCGGCGCTTTTAAAGTTCACGACCCTGCTGCGCGATGACGGGATTGAGGTGATTGCACCGGACGGTGAACACCTCAGCATTCGATACCCTGAACTGTTCAACAACTACCGTCAGGTCAGGGTCTGGGGAAATGAGATCAATGCCCAGCATTGTGGTGAGCTGTTTGATGAATGGTTCAGTCGCAAGCTGGATACCCCGGCACAGCTACTTTTCTTTGGCGAGCAGTCAGAACGCTTCACCTCGCAGCGTCCAGACAAGGCCGTTGCCTTTGCCGATGGTTATCCACTGCTGCTGATCTCCGAGGCCTCTCTGCAGGACCTGAATCAGCGCAGTGCCACCCCGGTAGGTATGGAACACTTCCGTACCAATCTGGTGGTCAAAAACAGCACGCCTTTTGCCGAAGACAGCTGGCAACGGATCCGGATTGGCGAGGTCGAGTTTGAGGTGGTTGCCCCCTGCTCCCGCTGCGTTATGACAACCTATGATCCACTCACGGCGAAGCAGGTTCCCCACGGTGAGCCGATCAGTACCCTCAGCCGTTATCGGCTGGAGGATAATCAGGTCTACTTCGGTCAGAACCTTGTCGCACTGAATGAGGGGCTGATCCGTCAGGGAGATCCGGTCGAGGTACTGCAAACTCGTACCCCCCCCAACTATCCCGACAGTGCGCCTCCACGACGCGATCAACCGCAGCCCACACACGCTTCCGCTGAGCTCTGGCCTGATGGCCAACCGCTTGAACTGTTGTGCACTAACCGGATTGAGGAGACCCGGGATGTCGTCACCTTCCGCTTTAGCCTGCCCGATGGGGTGCAGACAAGCTACGCAGCAGGCCAGTTCCTGACCCTGAATATTCCACTTGAGGGCAAGACGGTGAGTCGTTGCTATACCCTCTCCTCCTCACCGAACCGGCCGACAGATCTGGCCATTACCGTGAAGCGCGTTACCGGCGGCGAAGTGTCCAACTGGCTGCATCAGCATCTTCAGGTTAATGACCGGATTGAGGCATTGCCGCCTCAGGGTGAGTTTCATTTGCAAAACAGCGGCGACAAGCCGCTGCTGCTACTTTCGGCAGGTAGCGGAATCACTCCGATGCTGTCGATCACCCGTGAGCTCTGCGACGAGCAAATCCCCAGAGATATCGTCTTCTATCATCAGGCCCGCACAGAAGCCGACCTGATCTGCGAAGATGAACTGCTCTGGCTGGCACGGCAAAATCCACGTCTGAAACTGATCTTCTCATTGAGCCAGCCTGAAGAGGACTGGCAGGGCGTGCATGGCCGGATCAGTCAGGCACAGCTACAAACGCTGGTACCCGACCTACCTCAGCGTCAGGTGATGTGCTGTGGCCCGGAAGGCTTTATGCAGCATGCCAGAGAGTTCAGCCTGAATCTGGGACTGCCTCAGGCGCAGTGGATGGAAGAGAGCTTCGCCGCACCACCGGGAGTCGAGCCGGAGCCCGAATGCTATTCACTGACCTTAGAGATCAACGGTCAGCAGTTTACCGGTAACAATCAGAGCAGCCTGCTGGATCAGGCTGAACAGCAGGGAATCAGTATTCCGTCTGGCTGCCGTTCTGGTGTCTGTGGTTCCTGTAAGGTGCACTTAATTGAGGGACAGGTATTGCGCAGTTCAGAGATTCCGCTGAGCGAGGAGGAGAAAGCCGGCAATATCATTCTCGCCTGCAGTTGCCTGCCGGAGTCTGATCTGAAGATCGGGTTCTGA
- a CDS encoding Rho-binding antiterminator has protein sequence MADESHYQPINCEIHDGFELACMRHAVHLVIWQDGEQQYQQKLRFLDLEYRADGEYLIAEDSEGTAYRIRLDQISSQLPY, from the coding sequence ATGGCAGACGAGTCACATTACCAACCTATTAATTGCGAAATACATGATGGTTTTGAACTGGCCTGCATGCGCCACGCGGTTCATCTGGTGATCTGGCAGGATGGCGAACAGCAGTACCAGCAGAAGCTGCGCTTCCTCGATCTGGAGTACCGCGCCGACGGAGAATATCTGATTGCCGAAGACAGTGAAGGTACCGCTTACCGTATCCGGCTGGATCAGATCAGCAGTCAGCTTCCCTACTAA